One region of Salvia miltiorrhiza cultivar Shanhuang (shh) chromosome 3, IMPLAD_Smil_shh, whole genome shotgun sequence genomic DNA includes:
- the LOC131016373 gene encoding mediator of RNA polymerase II transcription subunit 4-like, whose product MLQSIPHQIVQSPARLGLPNPNSPSLQNPNPPKFSSQNPQTQQSHQPLNQLTTPSVSSTLLPLLPPLPRAQSLLLQMASLASKLFEVSPSRPHWISAFRGSLPSFLSSQSQSPTPAQADSAPSSAKEIIAQFTTLQSQLFEAVAGLQEILDLQDAKQKLTRDIRSKDVSLLAFANKLKETEHVLDMLVDDYSDYRRPKRTKSVDDADNSSKTTVETQLKLSDILSYAHKISYTTFAPPEFGAGQAPLRGALPPAPQDEQMRASQLYNFADLDIGLPKTDEGKEKIIEALIETPAAPPAESNPLASLSAIQGLNTSTLVAPPGWKPGMPVELPIDLSALPPPPPGWKPGDPLPPLDALPLLPRVEEQQPRPGPPPGLVKAPEPIQVRHVQLDIEDDSSEDFSSDDASSGSD is encoded by the coding sequence ATGCTGCAAAGCATTCCCCACCAGATTGTGCAATCTCCAGCCAGGTTGGGCCTGCCAAACCCCAACTCGCCATCTCTTCAGAACCCTAACCCACCTAAATTCTCGTCTCAAAACCCACAAACTCAACAGTCCCACCAGCCATTGAATCAGTTAACAACTCCCAGCGTCTCATCAACACTCCTTCCTCTCCTACCACCTCTCCCCAGAGCTCAATCTCTTCTCCTTCAAATGGCATCTCTTGCCTCTAAATTGTTTGAAGTCTCACCCAGTCGTCCACATTGGATCAGTGCATTTCGAGGCTCTCTGCCTTCCTTCTTGTCTTCGCAATCACAATCCCCAACACCTGCTCAGGCAGACTCCGCCCCCTCTTCTGCCAAAGAAATCATTGCTCAATTCACAACCCTTCAGAGTCAGCTCTTTGAAGCCGTTGCTGGACTCCAGGAGATACTCGATCTTCAAGATGCTAAACAGAAGCTTACCCGTGACATCAGGTCCAAAGATGTTTCTCTTCTTGCATTTGCCAACAAACTTAAGGAAACCGAGCATGTTCTTGACATGCTAGTTGATGATTACTCTGACTACCGTCGCCCTAAAAGAACCAAATCAGTGGATGATGCGGATAATTCCTCGAAAACTACAGTTGAGACACAGCTAAAATTGTCAGATATCCTCTCTTATGCACATAAAATTAGTTATACTACCTTTGCACCTCCAGAATTTGGCGCTGGACAAGCTCCTCTCCGAGGAGCACTCCCTCCTGCACCACAAGACGAGCAGATGCGTGCATCACAGTTATATAACTTTGCTGATCTGGATATTGGATTGCCCAAAACAGACGAGGGTAAAGAGAAAATTATCGAAGCACTCATTGAAACCCCTGCTGCACCACCTGCAGAGAGCAATCCACTGGCAAGCTTATCAGCAATTCAAGGCTTGAATACGTCGACTTTAGTTGCACCACCAGGATGGAAACCTGGAATGCCTGTGGAACTGCCTATTGATCTATCAGCTCTTCCTCCTCCGCCTCCCGGGTGGAAGCCTGGTGACCCGTTGCCCCCATTGGATGCTCTTCCTCTCCTACCAAGAGTCGAGGAACAGCAGCCAAGGCCCGGCCCTCCTCCTGGTCTTGTGAAAGCTCCGGAGCCTATACAGGTACGGCATGTGCAGCTTGATATCGAGGATGACAGTAGTGAAGATTTTAGCAGTGATGATGCCAGCTCTGGAAGTGATTGA